The following are from one region of the Ornithorhynchus anatinus isolate Pmale09 chromosome X1, mOrnAna1.pri.v4, whole genome shotgun sequence genome:
- the UBE2B gene encoding ubiquitin-conjugating enzyme E2 B isoform X2, with protein sequence MQWNAVIFGPEGTPFEDGTFKLVIEFSEEYPNKPPTVRFLSKMFHPNVYADGSICLDILQNRWSPTYDVSSILTSIQSLLDEPNPNSPANSQAAQLYQENKREYEKRVSAIVEQSWNDS encoded by the exons ATGCAGTGGAACGCAGTTATCTTTGG GCCGGAAGGGACGCCTTTTGAGGATG GTACCTTTAAGTTAGTAATCGAATTCTCCGAAGAGTACCCGAATAAACCTCCCACTGTTAGGTTTTTATCAAAGATGTTTCATCCGAATG TGTATGCTGACGGAAGCATATGTTTAGATATCCTCCAGAACCGTTGGAGCCCAACGTATGACGTGTCTTCTATTTTAACTTCGATTCAG tctctgctGGACGAACCGAATCCCAACAGCCCTGCCAACAGCCAGGCGGCCCAGCTTTATCAGGAAAATAAACGGGAGTACGAAAAGAGAGTTTCAGCTATTGTCGAACAAAGCTGGAATGACTCTTAA
- the UBE2B gene encoding ubiquitin-conjugating enzyme E2 B isoform X1 produces the protein MSTPARRRLMRDFKRLQEDPPVGVSGAPSENNIMQWNAVIFGPEGTPFEDGTFKLVIEFSEEYPNKPPTVRFLSKMFHPNVYADGSICLDILQNRWSPTYDVSSILTSIQSLLDEPNPNSPANSQAAQLYQENKREYEKRVSAIVEQSWNDS, from the exons atgtctaccccggccaggaggaggctgatgcgggacTTCAAGAG ATTGCAAGAGGACCCCCCAGTGGGTGTCAGCGGTGCGCCGTCGGAGAACAACATCATGCAGTGGAACGCAGTTATCTTTGG GCCGGAAGGGACGCCTTTTGAGGATG GTACCTTTAAGTTAGTAATCGAATTCTCCGAAGAGTACCCGAATAAACCTCCCACTGTTAGGTTTTTATCAAAGATGTTTCATCCGAATG TGTATGCTGACGGAAGCATATGTTTAGATATCCTCCAGAACCGTTGGAGCCCAACGTATGACGTGTCTTCTATTTTAACTTCGATTCAG tctctgctGGACGAACCGAATCCCAACAGCCCTGCCAACAGCCAGGCGGCCCAGCTTTATCAGGAAAATAAACGGGAGTACGAAAAGAGAGTTTCAGCTATTGTCGAACAAAGCTGGAATGACTCTTAA